A window from Neodiprion fabricii isolate iyNeoFabr1 chromosome 2, iyNeoFabr1.1, whole genome shotgun sequence encodes these proteins:
- the LOC124176784 gene encoding piezo-type mechanosensitive ion channel component isoform X2, with the protein MGKYWLNVVLLRVVLPVILTLCAVWRPTGLSVIYLALMLYLPMVPIPSSKTMNGHTGRYLIIAMGLCFLTAVIQITFQFVLLALQPYGHFLKDCEFLETILRHFGLVRLDSATTWMVFYWLSPELVSLPSIVLLYVFCRRLTHERQQEDDDRFSTKESAPPSQKVIDFLGTMGTYMVLFSLCCVGTLQPSVEGGLYFLVFLGAGTLWACNTELRRGFAIVCKLVMVLALIHVVVILTYQTPWPQSQLPADSPWARYLGLVPVYTSNCTNSREVDVAADDWVSFTEPVRLIWLYYILALQSQFLIQKPEKKSTRFGGKLENLDTPLSRHVSARRRTPSQRWQSARRKARLMRFGSGRAGLLQDSTGSVIVQDGHHDDSIQMQSMSEGATEEQPGVFEQVIMAFYAIFQLIIQSSYLATNIVMMAWSITYHSWTTFVLLLWAIILWMVPNKRSWMMKCSPFIVIYATLLLITQFVFNLNLTKDELPDMIYDVELSQIGFTKTDELHSWHLLVKCLYTTMFWITMRQYMVERKQQRRSSALRDMVAPLHVSVSTATTAMQQEMPEIRSKFMKNVGSLIQRILTKFWIAVVAIMLFTSGITGERMTVFRIIYMSLFLVFVITFQISWFAWRRMMYGFWITVIAYSVIMLILVYTYQFHKFDDYWTYIKVDKDLQKDIGLETYETKDLFVRLLTPTFFVIITVVQMHYFHQDFLNVTDIEKMRPAVGPDISQNQIDEPQAETSAAADVEQIPRSMYTLKQLKRMSKMEKKALLRQALKRLHNFYNHGWLFLEIHMEKIIFSSMMLLCVSDVCAIHFLFVLTIVIAINLRQSIQIAAIKVMTATIAVLMVIKMLYQIEYISHNSYDRNCTNNGSGNDSPLPSNETIYNIAEWIGMRKELPNRLPILLKGYIGIITVTTFRGIILVRQMFYRQMRGLSLKTPMIMFPSITRKDADMGIIECLKFLFNYGFYKFGLEFCFIAIIALISTRLDFYSVLYAVWLGFLYCCRRPTLSKLWPIFQCFGILIIPIQYFIVVAPPPWLCIYYPWHESEFLRDLQEWMFFPDPDFPPNPKKLLCDFFLLLMITRQRLVFYIEASQKESGEEYSAGHNYSVYMDMEKPHFINPVGDFVSHAHTWLDVIKRGVLSSLLWISLSIMFLAGTNRTNLFSLGYLVGAFMFLWQGSDFYLRPIRTILKWWNVLIGYNITVIMLKTMLQGIGCVYMNEIEKSACWLVQLLGIACLKKFKSNVPGANGEDKCQVPREDIGMVWDALCFAFLIMQKRLFKSYYFFHIVDETKAMSILASRGAELLEELHQKRIEKQESMEKTILEKLKFKMDKIKASQKKIMGPVYKDPVSHRAGSRPLYRRRPPTTNREAVRSGDYYMFDDMDDDDVSELVADDEDKKEQGKQRKRDPPGRRMTISELVNTVLKTDIEIATHVALHGGTPQDALQIRRRSEPMTRKKSSMSYLSARSETDTAAPVDHRDDAGGIDSADQEAVEREMRADDLTRTSIPSDDEDENVEEKKKISLATYFKFVWAFINSAIVSMTKHLNIYSQDYRYIRKVLTEEKKNLKQKPDFRTGTRLGISQIWQPITKTQQASSTSTIGNNTDETSEEGSRPEGQPRSLEDRKESSLTVPHIRILAPSLERGLDMSSSSSSCIESQTVSHPDEGQAELSEKDQPPIIQLLASMWFVILAHSNLMCYFMVFLHQIKNASILSLPLPLMVFLWGTLTIPRPSKTFWVTLIAYTEIVVIIKCVFQFTVLPWNQGIASSNKPFFTPRIIGIERKSNYALWDLLILLIVFFHRLMLKSLGQWNTSMPKPRKVIPSHLMADRTQTPTVGDRGQGEQSVVRTEDVLIEDNNQIRRESLRRSGEERDLFLVAGDNDRTLIIRTEEIDPCDENLTTAIGMTAKKYLEPMKVYFENILNADGKEKTNVYAYMFFCDFFNFLLIIFGFSAFGTQQGDGGVTAYLSENRVPMPFLLMLLLQFALIVIDRALFLRKYILGKLIFQYCLVVGIHIWMFFILPSVTERQFNEKLPPQIWYMVKCFYLLLAAYQLRLGYPTRILGNFLCKKYSIVNYCLFKLFMIVPFLFELRAVMDWIWTDTSMTIMDWFKMEDIFASIYQLKCMRGVETDFPQPRGIKKQQMSKYLTGGIALFLMIGIIWFPLLLFALGGTVGVSNIPYEVSMKLRIGSYEPIYAMSAQNSSITTYSDAEFTELQHQYSSDRSATTFLENYIHSDVAAVRLGASSRRLWAISPPDLDRLKAELNSSLTVTVHVEWSVARKTDVKDASEIATTPHDIQLPAMIDGQPNRLRLALLRMLTLQNQTTDGSSVSSETITLSYAFPKFLKVTNRLTDVVPQLMNFPDIVLEDETNTDYLYRNVTLMLSGNFNCCAPQKWWIVNEDCTDIIYTKHLEKIPENDCKNIMMLLFNDKAFPKELSFISGVGILGLYTTAVILVSQMLRRNVSEMAPKIMFEDLPYVDRILRLCLDIYLVRESGELCLEEDLFAKLIFLYRSPETLIRWTRPPEPGEQADDNEDGNAEEGEDGAMRAA; encoded by the exons ATGGGAAAGTATTGGCTGAACGTCGTCCTCCTTCGGGTCGTCCTTCCGGTCATCCTCACCCTTT gTGCGGTATGGAGGCCTACGGGACTATCTGTCATCTACTTGGCTCTGATGTTGTATCTGCCCATGGTGCCGATACCATCCAGCAAAACGATGAATGGACACACCGGTCGTTACTTAATCATCGCAATGGGTCTGTGTTTCCTAACAGCCGTCATACAAATCACGTTTCAATTTGTGCTGTTGGCCCTACAACCCTATGGGCACTTCCTGAAAGATT GCGAATTCTTAGAGACAATCTTAAGACACTTCGGTCTTGTAAGACTTGACAGTGCTACAACATGGATGGTTTTTTACTGGCTCAGTCCAGAGCTCGTCTCCTTACCCTCCATTGTCCTCCTCTATGTATTTTGTCGGAGGTTGACTCATGAGAGACAACAAGAAGATGACGATCGGTTCAGCACCAAAGAATCGGCACCTCCGTCACAGAAG GTGATTGATTTCTTGGGTACTATGGGTACCTATATggttcttttttcattgtgcTGTGTTGGCACTCTACAGCCATCCGTGGAAGGAggactatattttcttgtcttCCTTGGAGCTGGAACGTTGTGGGCTTGCAACACGGAGTTGAGGCGAGGCTTTGCAATAGTCTGCAAGCTTGTAATGGTGCTCGCTCTTATACATGTGGTCGTAATACTGACGTATCAAACTCCGTGGCCTCAGTCACAGCTACCAGCAGATAGTCCTTGGGCCCGTTATCTTGGTCTTGTACCTGTCTATACAAGCAATTGCACCAATTCAAGAGAAGTTGATGTCGCAGCTGATGACTGGGTAAGCTTCACCGAACCAGTGAGGCTCATATGGCTGTACTACATTCTTGCACTACAGTCGCAATTCCTCATTCAAAAACCT gaaaaaaaatcgacacgATTTGGTGGAAAATTGGAGAACTTAGACACACCTTTGTCACGCCATGTGTCGGCGAGACGCAGAACACCCTCGCAAAGATGGCAATCAGCACGACGGAAGGCTCGT CTGATGCGGTTTGGTTCTGGACGGGCTGGACTTCTTCAAGATTCAACGGGTAGCGTCATTGTTCAAGACGGGCATCACGATGACAGTATTCAAATGCAGTCGATGAGTGAAG GGGCCACAGAAGAGCAGCCTGGAGTGTTTGAACAAGTTATTATGGCATTCTATGCAATATTTCAACTTATCATTCAGTCATCGTATTTGGCTACAAATATCGTCATGATG GCATGGAGTATAACATATCACAGTTGGACAACATTTGTTCTGCTATTGTGGGCAATAATATTATGGATGGTGCCAAACAAGCGATCATGGATGATGAAGTGCTCTCCTTTCATCGTCATATATGCAACTTTGCTACTAATCACGCAATTCGTATTTAATTTGAACCTAACTAAGGATGAGCTACCAGATATGATTTATGATGTTGAACTCTCGCAGATTGGATTTACTAAAACTGATGAATTGCATAGTTGGCATCTCCTTGTAAAG TGCCTTTATACGACTATGTTTTGGATAACAATGAGACAATACATGGTGGAACGAAAGCAACAACGTCGATCGTCTGCGTTACGAGACATGGTAGCTCCTCTTCATGTATCTGTCTCGacagcaacaacagcgatgCAACAAGAGATGCCGGAGATAAGAagtaaatttatgaaaaatgttggATCATTAATTCAACGGATACTCACGAAATTTTGGATTGCTGTTGTCGCTATCATGTTATTCACCAGTGGTATAACCGGTGAACGCATGACTGTGTTTAGAATCATCTACATGTCGTTATTCCTCGTCTTCGTCATCACTTTccag ATATCATGGTTTGCTTGGAGACGAATGATGTATGGATTTTGGATCACTGTTATTGCATACTCCGTCATTATGCTCATTCTTGTCTATACCTACCAGTTTCACAAATTTGATGATTATTGGACATATATAAAGGTTGACAAAGACTT ACAGAAGGACATAGGCTTAGAAACATATGAGACAAAGGACCTTTTTGTACGTCTACTAACCCCTACGTTTTTTGTCATAATCACCGTCGTGCAGATGCACTATTTTCACCAAGACTTTTTGAACGTAacggatattgaaaaaatgag gCCTGCGGTAGGGCCAGACATCAGCCAAAATCAGATAGATGAACCTCAAGCAGAGACCTCAGCTGCTGCTGATGTAGAACAGATACCAAGATCAATGTACACACTAAAGCAGCTGAAAC GAATGTCAAAGATGGAGAAAAAGGCACTTCTTCGACAAGCTCTGAAGCGCTTGCACAATTTCTATAACCACGGTTGGTTATTCTTGGAAATTCACAtggagaaaattatattttcttcaatgaTGCTGCTCTGTGTCAGTGAT GTATGTGCAATTCACTTCCTGTTTGTCCTCACAATAGTCATAGCGATAAATCTTCGACAGAGCATACAAATAGCTGCAATCAAGGTAATGACCGCGACTATAGCAGTTCTGATGGTCATTAAAATGCTCTATCAAATAGAATACATCAGCCATAACAGCTATGATAGGAATTGTACA AACAATGGATCTGGTAATGACTCGCCACTTCCTTCGAATGAAACAATCTATAATATTGCAGAATGGATAGGAATGAGGAAAGAGCTACCAAACAGGCTGCCTATACTCTTGAAGGGATACATTGGCATAATAACTGTAACTACGTTTCGAGGAATCATTTTAGTGCGACAAATGTTCTATAGGCAGATGAGAGGCCTCTCTTTGAAAACTCCAATGATCATGTTCCCAAGTATCACAAGGAAAGACGCAGATATGGGAATTATTGAGTGCCTGAAGTTTTTGTTCAACTACGGTTTTTATAAATTTGGTCTTGAATTCTGTTTTATAGCAATAATTGCTCTTATCAGCACCAGACTTGACTTTTATTCCGTACTCTACGCAGTTTGGCTAGGGTTTTTGTACTGCTGCCGCAGACCCACGTTGTCAAAATTATGGCCGATTTTTCAGTGCTTTGGTATTCTGATCATACCCATACAATATTTCATTGTGGTTGCTCCACCACCTTGGCTCTGCATTT ATTATCCGTGGCATGAATCAGAGTTTCTTCGTGATTTACAGGAGTGGATGTTCTTTCCAGACCCAGACTTTCCACCTAATCCGAAAAAACTTCTTT GTgactttttcctccttctcaTGATCACTCGCCAACGACTGGTCTTTTATATCGAGGCGTCGCAAAAAGAATCTGGTGAAGAATATTCTGCTGGTCATAATTACAGCGTGTATATGGATATGGAGAAGCCACATTTTATTAATCCTGTAGGGGATTTTGTGTCACACGCTCATACATGGCTAGACGTCATTAAGCGAGGAGTACTCTCCAGCTTGCTCTGGATATCACTGTCCATCATGTTCTTAGCTGGTACCAACAGAACCAATCTCTTCTCGTTAGGATACCTGGTTGGAGCATTTATGTTCCTTTGGCAAGGTAGTGATTTCTATCTTCGTCCGATAAGAACTATCCTGAAATGGTGGAACGTTTTGATTGGTTATAACATCACAGTCATCATGCTAAAGACAATGTTACAAGGGATTGGATGTGTATACATGAACGAG ATCGAGAAATCTGCCTGTTGGCTTGTTCAACTTCTGGGTATTGCATGCCTGAAGAAATTTAAGAGTAACGTACCTGGAGCTAATGGAGAGGACAAATGTCAAGTACCAAGGGAGGATATTGGAATGGTTTGGGATGCATTGTGCTTTGCATTTCTGATAATGCAAAAGCGCCTGTTTAAGAGCTATTACTTCTTCCATATCGTAGATGAGACCAAAGCAATGAGTATCTTAGCTTCTCGAGGTGCCGAACTCCTTGAAGAGTTGCACCAGAAGAGAATAGAAAAACAAGAGTCAATGGAAAAAACAATATTAGAAAAACTTAAATTCAAAATGGACAAGATCAAAGCGagtcaaaagaaaataatgggCCCCGTTTACAAAGATCCAGTTTCGCATCGCGCTG GATCGCGACCATTGTACAGACGTCGTCCTCCAACGACTAACAGAGAGG CCGTTAGGTCCGGTGACTACTACATGTTTGACGATATGGATGATGACGACGTCAGTGAATTAGTTGCCGATGACGAAGATAAGAAGGAACAAGGAAAACAACGAAAGCGAGACCCACCTGGTCGCAGAATGACCATTTCAGAG TTGGTGAACACTGTTTTAAAGACAGATATAGAGATAGCAACGCACGTCGCCTTGCACGGGGGAACACCTCAAGATGCTCTGCAAATTCGACGACGCAGTGAACCGATGACTCGCAAGAAATCATCAATGTCCTATCTCAGTGCTCGCTCTGAAACAGATACTGCCGCACCTGTTGAC caTCGGGATGATGCTGGAGGTATAGATTCGGCAGACCAGGAGGCAGTAGAGAGGGAAATGAGGGCGGATGATCTTACAAGGACTTCTATTCCCTCAGATGACGAAGATGAGaatgtagaagagaagaagaaaatttcgctTGCCACATACTTCAAGTTTGTCTGGGCGTTTATCAACAGTGCCATTGTGTCCATGACAAAACACTTGAATATTTACTCACAGGACTATCGATACATACGAAAGGTTttgactgaagaaaaaaagaacttaAAG CAAAAACCTGACTTCAGAACCGGTACACGTTTGGGAATCAGTCAAATATGGCAACCAATAACTAAAACCCAACAAGC ATCTTCGACATCGACGATCGGCAACAACACTGATGAAACATCTGAAGAGGGCAGCCGACCTGAGGGTCAACCTCGTAGCCTCGAAGATAG GAAAGAGAGCTCGCTGACGGTGCCGCACATTCGTATCCTGGCGCCTAGTTTGGAGCGAGGATTGGATAtgtcttcctcctcctccag TTGCATTGAATCCCAAACTGTATCGCATCCAGATGAAGGTCAGGCAGAATTATCTGAAAAGGATCAACCACCGATAATCCAACTATTGGCTTCAATGTGGTTTGTGATATTAGCTCACTCTAACCTGATGTGCTACTTCATGGTCTTCCTTCATCAGATTAAGAATGCTTCCATTCTATCTTTACCACTGCCATTAATGGTATTTCTCTGGGGAACCCTTACAATACCAAGGCCCTCAAAAACCTTCTGGGTCACTCTGATTGCCTACACTGAG ATTGTCGTGATCATAAAATGTGTATTTCAATTCACGGTTCTCCCATGGAACCAGGGTATAGCCTCCTCCAATAAGCCCTTCTTTACTCCAAGAATAATAGGCATCGAGCGAAAATCAAACTATGCACTATGGGACTTGCTGATACTGCTCATCGTCTTCTTTCACAG aCTGATGCTGAAATCTTTGGGCCAATGGAACACTTCAATGCCAAAGCCACGAAAAGTGATTCCGTCTCATCTGATGGCAGACAGGACTCAGACGCCAACTGTGGGTGATAGAGGACAAGGAGAACAATCTGTCGTCCGAACAGAGGATGTTTTAATCGAAGA CAATAATCAGATACGTAGAGAAAGTTTGAGAAGATCAGGAGAGGAAAGAGATCTTTTCTTGGTAGCTGGGGATAATGATAGAACTCTCATTATTCGTACAGAAGAAATTGATCCatgtgatgaaaatttaaccACGGCGATTGGCATGAC TGCCAAGAAGTACTTGGAACCAATGAAGGTATATTTCGAGAACATACTGAACGCTGATGGGAAAGAGAAGACCaatgtatatgcatacatgtTCTTCTGTGATTTCTTCAACTTTCTCTTGATTATCTTTGGGTTTTCAGCATTCGGA acTCAACAAGGAGATGGTGGAGTAACAGCATATCTATCTGAAAACAGAGTGCCGATGCCATTCCTGCTAATGCTGCTACTACAATTTGCACTTATTGTAATTGACCGAGCGCTCTTTTTACGGAAATACATTcttggaaaattgattttccagTACTGTCTAGTTGTAGGCATTCACATATGGATGTTCTTCATATTGCCAAGTGTCACTGAGAG GCAATTCAACGAAAAGCTACCACCACAAATTTGGTATATGGTGAAATGTTTCTACCTGCTACTAGCAGCATATCAACTGCGTCTTGGCTATCCTACTCGCATACTTGGAAACTTTTTATGTAAAAAGTACAGCATCGTCAATTATTGTCTCTTCAAACT ATTTATGATAGTTCCATTTCTTTTTGAATTACGAGCTGTCATGGACTGGATCTGGACTGATACATCAATGACCATCATGGATTGGTTTAAGATGGAAGATATTTTTGCTAGCATTTACCAACTTAAG TGTATGAGGGGTGTGGAAACGGATTTTCCACAACCACGAGGTATCAAGAAGCAGCAAATGAGCAAATATTTGACTGGTGGGATAGCCCTCTTCCTCATGATTGGAATAATTTGGTTCCCACTACTTCTGTTCGCTCTTGGAGGCACTGTTGGAGTGTCGAACATACCCTATGAGGTATCAATGAAACTGCGCATCGGCTCCTACGAACCAATCTATGCCATGTCTGCCCAGAATAGTTCCATAACTACATATAGTGATGCAGAATTCACTGAGCTCCAGCATCAGTATTCGAGTGATCGCAGTGCGACAACATtccttgaaaattatattcactcAGACGTGGCAGCAGTCAGGTTGGGTGCGTCATCAAGGCGGCTATGGGCAATTTCACCTCCTGATTTGGACAG GCTCAAAGCAGAACTTAACTCATCACTTACAGTCACGGTGCACGTTGAGTGGTCTGTGGCCAGGAAAACAGATGTAAAAGATGCTAGCGAAATAGCGACCACACCACACGATATACAGCTACCTGCCATGATTGACGGGCAGCCAAATCGCCTGCGGTTGGCTTTGTTGAGGATGCTCACATTGCAAAACCAAACTACAGATGGAAGCAGCGTTTCCTCAGAGACCATCACGTTGTCTTACGCTTTTCCAAAGTTCCTTAAAGTCACCAATAGACTGACGGATGTTGTGCCACAGCTTATGAATTTTCCAGATATAG TTCTAGAAGATGAAACCAACACCGATTACTTGTATCGGAATGTAACGTTAATGCTGTCGGGAAACTTCAATTGCTGCGCTCCTCAAAAATGGTGGATAGTTAACGAGGACTGCActgatattatatacacgaaACACCTCGAAAAGATTCCAGAAAAcgattgtaaaaatatcatGATGCTACTCTTCAATGACAAAGCATTCCCAAAGGAGCTCAGTTTCATCTCTGGAGTTGG AATCCTTGGCCTGTACACAACAGCCGTCATTCTCGTCAGTCAGATGCTCAGGAGAAACGTAAGCGAAATGGCACCTAAAATAATGTTTGAAGACCTTCCGTATGTTGATCGCATACTGCGTCTCTGTCTGGATATTTACTTGGTGCGAGAAAGTGGGGAACTATGCCTAGAGGAGGATCTATTTGCAAAGTTAATATTCCTCTACAGATCGCCGGAGACATTAATCAG ATGGACACGTCCTCCAGAGCCTGGCGAGCAAGCTGATGACAATGAGGACGGAAATGCAGAGGAAGGTGAAGACGGTGCTATGCGAGCTGCTTAA